AACGGATCGAATACCGATTCCGAACGCTCCTCGCGGTATTCCATACCGAATGCGAAACCAACCGGACCACCGGGCAGTTCGAAGAAGGCGCCGGTGTCACCGGTAAAGAATGCGCTGAAGACCAGCTGTTCAAGCTGGAATTCATTCACAACCGTGGTCGTGATGAAGTCGATCGCATCCTGACTGATCGCACCGACACCGCCAAGCACGTTGGCAGGACGGCATGAACCGTCACCTGGGTTAAAGGTGAAGAAGCCAGGATCGCCTGCAGGAATACCGAACGGCGTGGTGGCAGGCGCAGTTGGGTCGATATCCGAACGACAGATCGGATTGCCAGCTGCATCGCTGGTTACGTCGATCGCCGCGAAGAAACGGTCCATGATAACCCGGTTGGCGTCATTCACAGTCTGTGTTGAGCGACCATAATTGGCCGAAACCTCGTAGGAGAAATGATCCGAGGTTTCTCCGCGCACACCGCCAACGAAGCGATAGGTTTCGAACTCGTTGCGATTGCGGTTTGGACCGAGGTCCGCCGGGTCGCGCGTGAGGTAGAAGCCTTCATCAGTGCCGTTGCCGAAAAACAGCGGCGCGACATATTGCTGCAGATCCGGCGTGATAAACGGATTGTCCGCACGGATGGTCAGAAGATCGTAGAAGGTGTTCGGCTGTGCCTGGAATTCGGCATAGCTCGATACATATTTGCCTTCAGCAAAGATCGTCGCAGCAGGCGAAATCTCATAGGTCAGCATTGCGTTGACCGACCAACGCTCGGTCTCCGGGATCAGCGAGTTCACATCGAAGTTGTTCTGGATGCCGTCACCGCCGAACTGATTGAACAGGCCGGTGATCTGACCATCCTGATAGACGCTCAGCGTACCATCGGGATTGATGACTGCACAACCGCCGGCAAGGCCGAATGCGCCGGCATTGAAGGTGCTGTTGAAGCCGACCGCCGATTCAAGGCAATCGGGTGTGCCATTGCCATTGATATCTGGACCATCGCTCAACCCGATATCACCCGGTGCGACAATACCGCCAGCCGAAGACAGCGAGAAACGCGGATCGCCTGCGATAAAGCGGCGAGGGGCGTTGAGCGAGCGGTTGATTAAAGCCTGCTCAGCCGCTGTCGGGGTGAAGCCGCTCGTATCGGTAGGGATCAGCCCGCCCAGTACGGCGCCATTGGCGATGAAGTTCGGGGTATCGGTTGCATTGAGCTCACCGGTCTGGAGACGAAGCGCGGGGTTTGCCGCATCGTCGAAGATGCCGTTATTGCGAGAGAAGGAGCGCTCGCCGAACTGCAGTTCGTCATTGCGTGCATATTCGCCGGTAACAACAAAGTTACCGCGGCCATCGGCGAAGTTCGTGCCCCAGGTCAGATCGCCATTGATGCGCCATGCATCGCCTTCCGACGAGATGCCCGACTGGACGTTGGCCTGAAGGCCTTCGAAATCGTCCTTGAGCACGAAGTTGACCACGCCGGTAACAGCGTCGGAACCATAAAGCGCTGAAGCACCGCCGGTCAAAGTCTCAACCCGTTCGATCAGCGCGGTCGGGATCGAGTTGATGTCAACCGCTTGTTGTCCAGCGATACCCGAAACGTGGCGACGACCATTGACGAGAACCAGTGTCCTGTTTTCGCCCAAGCCGCGCAGATTAAGCACAGACTGTCCGACTTGAACATTGCCTGAGAAGACGCCGTCGATGGACCCTTCCGAAGTGGTAGAGGTCGACAGTGCGGGAACATCGCGCAAGACATCGACGACATCGCTACCGCCGGTTTGCGTGAGTGCTTCGGCATCGAGCGAGATAACCGGAGCGGGCGCACCGATATTGGGGTCACGCGAGATGCGCGAGCCGATAACGACGATGCGTTGTTCCTCTTCGGCTTCGGGCGCGTCCGCGTCAGTGTTATCTTGCGCCTGAGCTGCGAATGGCATCGCGCTGGCGGCGGCAAGGAGGATGGCCTGGGCCGAAAGTTTGAAAGGTCTCATGGAGGGTTCCCGTTCAGTGATTAAGACTGTTGCAGCGCAAAATGATCTCGACAGGGTGCAAAAGTGTCAAGTTGATTTCAGTCGAATCTATCGATTGTGCCCCCAGCGTTGCAATTTTGTTGCGCTCGGCTTTGGGATATGACGCGTTAACTGGCTAGGTCTGCGCTTACTCGATGAACTTCGCATATGGCTTGACCAGCGCCTGCGATTGCCGGACACCAACGTCTTACACCAATTTGGTAGCAGCACATCGGGGAAAGACGTGATCCGCAAAGCAATCGCTCAAATCGTTCTATTTTTGTCAGCAGTGCTTACTCTGCCAGCAACGGGCCAGGCGCAATCTTTCCTTCAGGCCGAGTTTGATCCGGCAATTCCGACGCTTACAGAGGTCGCGGGGCACGCTCCCGGTGAGCGGATTACATCGCCAGACGAAGCCAACCGCTACCTGCGCGCTTTGGTCGAAGCGGCTCCTGACAGGGTTCGGATGGTGCAATATGCCACCAGCTGGGAAGGACGCCCGCTGCACTATCTGGTGTTCACCTCGCGCGAAAATATAGCGGCGCTGGATGCGATCCAAAGCGACCTTGCCAATATCGCTGCGGGCCGTGCTGGCAATGGCTCGGCGCTGCCGGTCACATGGCTAGCCTATGGTGTCCACGGCAACGAGATTTCTTCGACCGATGCCGCGCTGATGCTGGCCTATCACTTGCTGGCAGCGCGCCGTGATGAGCGAGTCGATCAGATCCTGTCGCAAAGCATTGTGGTGCTCGACCCGATGCAGAACCCCGACGGGCGAGCGCGCTTCGTCAATCACTTCCGCACTGCAACCGGGATCGCGCCGTCAGGCGACCGGCAAGCGGCGGAACATGATGAGACTTGGCCGAGCGGGCGCGTGAACCATTACATGTTCGATCTCAACCGCGACTGGTTCACGCTCAGCCAGCCCGAAACCCGCGGCAAGGTCGCCGCGATCCGCCAGTGGAACCCGGTCGTGGTTGTCGACGTCCACGAAATGAGCGGGGATGACAGCTATTTCTTCTCCCCCGCCGCGCAGCCGATCAACCCGAACATCACCGCATCCCAGCGCCTCGCCTACGAAATCATCGGACGAAACAACGCCGCGTGGTTTGACCAGATGGGCGAGCCCTACTTCACCCGCGAGGTCTATGACCTTTTCTACCCCGGCTACGGCGACACGTGGAACACCCATCAAGGCGCAATTGGCAGCACTTACGAGCAAGGTTCCGCACGCGGACTGGTGTGGGAGCGTCGCGACGGAACCGAGCTGACCTATGCAGACAGCGTGCGCAATCACTTCATTGCCAGTTTCTCAACAGCAGAGGCCGTTGCGCTGAACGCTGATGGTTTCCTCTCCGATTATGCCAATTACCGCGCCGCCAATGCGCGCGGTAGCGCCGGGAGCGGCACCTATGTCATCGACCTTGCAAGCCGCCGCTGGAATGCAGAGAGCCTCGGGCGCAGATTGGCCGCGCAAGGGATCGAAGTGCGCCGCCGCGATGGTCCGGTGAGCGCTTGCGGGCGGAGTTATCCGGCCGGCTATCTGGCAGTGCCGCAGGCCCAACCCGCTGCGCGATTGGTGCGTAGCTTGCTTGACCGCGACACTCCGCTTCCGCGTGATTTCGTGGTCGATCAGGAACAGCGCCGCTCCGAAGACTTGCCGCATGAGCTCTACGATGTGACCGCTTGGTCGGTCGGTCTGATGTCGGGGGTCGAAGTAAATCTGTGTGGCAGCGCGGTTTCGGGCGATCCGCTTAGCGGAGATGAACCCATCGCACCGCTTGCAAGTGGATCGGGTAACTTCGGAATTGCCGTGCCGTGGACCGATAGCGGCCAGGCACGGTTGGTCACACTCGCTCTGCGCGAAGGGATCGAGGCGCGCGTTACTGACGAGGCGTTCATCAAGGACGGCCGAACTTATCCCCGCGGAACCGTTATCTTCCCGGCCGCAGCAAATGACGATGCCAAGATGGAACGTGTGCGTTCGCTGGCAGGAGAGATCGGGGCAGAGCTGGTTATCCTGCCGTCGAGCTGGGTCGAAGACGGGCCCAATCTGGGCAGCGAGGCCTTTGTGCGCCTAACCCTGCCGCGTGTGGCGATCGCTTGGGATGACGGCATCTCGCAATTGAGTGCTGGCGCGATGCGTTATGTGCTCGAACGGCGGCTTGGTCTGCCGGTCACGCCGATCCGTACATACCGTTTCGGCGGAGCGGATCTATCTGACTATGACGTCGTGCTGGTGCCCGAAGGGTCGCCAGGCCGAGCATTCGGGGAAGGCGGTGTGGCGACGCTGCGAACCTTTGTCGAAAATGGCGGAGTGCTGGTCACGGTCGGACGCAGCCTTTCAACCTTCACCGGCGGCGACAATCCCTTGCTCTCGGTTCAGCGCGAAGCGGCGCTCGGGCGCGATCCAGCCAGCGGTCAGGGCGAAGCGGTATCGCTCGCCACGGCGCGTGAGATTACCAGCGACAGCGAGTATCGCGATCTAATCGCCGATCAGGGTGCATTGCCGGACACTTTGCCCGGCGCGCTGCTCAACACGGTAGCAGACCGCGAACACTTCCTCTCCGCAGGCTATGATGGCGGCGCGGTTGTGCTCGCGACCGGTTCGCAGATTTTCACCCCGTTGGATCGCTCGGACGGTGTCAATGTGATGCGCTTCGAGGCCGCCGACGAGTTGATCGCAAGCGGCTATGTCTGGGATGAGAACCGGCGGCAGCTCGCATTCAAGCCCTATCTGATGGCGCAGCCCACAGGGCGCGGACTGACCATTGCCTTCGCGCATGATCCGGCAACCCGCGCCTATCTCGACGGGTTGGATCTATTGATTGCTAATGCGGTGATCGTCGCCCCCTCGCGGGTACGATAATGGAGGATCAGGCGCTTGTAATCGCCTGCTGACTCACATCGCGCAAGAAACCAAGATCGGGAGAATTGAAGTTGCCGATATTGGGCGAGACGATGGGGATTTCTCCAGGCGAAACGCCGAGCCACTTCGCCAATGTCGCCGAATATTCGTCAACCGAAGTGGTCGGGAGCAACCTGCCCCGGCCAACCTGATCGTCCGAATCCACCGAGATTTCCGGCGCTGTCCCATAGAATTGCCCGCCATTGACCGCGCCGCCGAGCACGAAATGGTGCCCGCCCCAGCCATGGTCGGAACCATCGCCATTTGATGCCAGCGTCCTGCCGAAATCGGATGCGGTGAAGGTCGTCACGCGGTCGGCCACGCCGACCTCCAGCATTGCGCTGTAAAAGGCATCCAGAGCGAAATCGACGCCTGCCAGCAAGTTTTCGTGTGTTCCGATCAAACCATCGTGATTATCAAACCCGCCGGTCGCGACGAGGAACACCTGACGCGTAACGCCCAGCTGGTTTCGGGCCGCAATCAATTGCGCGACGATCTCCAGCTGCTGCGCCAAGCCGTTGCCGTTACCGAAATCGGTCGCAAGGTTCACATTCTGGAGCGCGTCATTGATAAAACCTGAAAACTGGATCGAGCGCGCATTGGCCATCGCATAATCGTTCTCGAAAATGTGATTGGTCCCATTGGTCAGCAATGCATTGAGCGCCTGACTGGCCGCGCTCGAACTGTAGAGGTTGCGCCTCAAAGCGGCGATCTCGATCGCTCCGGCGGAGGATATGCCGTAGGGCTGGGTCTGATCGCCCGAGAGGAACACCGCATTGCCGGTCGCGTTAATCGCGGTGAACATCGAGTTCGTGTTGCTGCTCGCCGCAAGATCGCCAATACGTCCGCCCCAGCCCGAAACAGAGCCTTCGGGCGAACCCGATTGCCAGGTCGATTGCTGGTCGTTGTGCGAAAACAGTTTGGCTGGGCGCGGGAACATCGAATTGTTGCCGCTGTCGAATTGCTGGCGCGTGATCGGCGTGATCAGCGGTCCGACATTGAGCACCGGAGCCAGCGCACCTTGATCAAACCGGGCTTTCAGACGCGGCATAGTCGGCGCAAGCGCAAGCTGTATATCATCGGTCAGAGTTTGCGGCTGGAGCGGGTTGAGCACTTGGCTTGCCAGCGCACTGCGATCAATCGCAATCCCGCCAGCAGCAGGAAGCCCGCCGCGAATGGTGCTGTAGCGATTATAGTTGGGACTATCGAATGGGATCAGCGTGTTCGCATGATCGTTCCCGCCCAGCAGAAAGACGCAAACCAGCGCCTTGTACCCGCCACCTGTTTCGAATGCTGCGGCATCGCTAAGGCCGGCAAGGCCCATAGCATAGCCCGATGCCGCCCCCATGACCGCAAGCTGGCTCGATCGCTGCATGAAGGCGCGGCGCGAGATTTCGTTGGCTTTTCCGATGTGAAACATTTGCCGCCTCCTATTTCTGGATCAGATAATCGTTGGCGGCCATCACGAGCATTACCGCCCGATAGATTTGCCTGAGCTTGGCGTCATTACCTGCGGATTGCGCGACCGGCGTGGCGTCGAGCGCGCCCGCAATCGTGTCCCGCGCGAATTGCGACAATTGGTTCGCGGTCAGCAGCAGGTCGAGCCGGTCGATCAGCGCGGCGGTGTCATGGGCGATCTGAAGCTCTTCGGCATAGGTCGCCTTGATGTCGAACATCCACCCGCCTCGCCCGTCTATCGTTCGCTCCATGAAGTTGATGTAGCTCGCGGCCGTCGTCTCGTTGACCAGCTGGAATTCCGGTGCGAGCAGATCATTCGCAGCGGCCTGCGAATTGGACGGCGTGTATCCCGGTCGGAAGAAGTTGAAGACCGATGGCGATCGCAAGGGAGATTGGCTGAGACGGTTGGAACGCTCAGACAGGTTTTGCATCAGCCAGAAGCCCGAAGTCGATTCCGCGCCAAAGGTCCGCCCCCATTGGGCAAAGCGCAGCATCGGCTCGCGCAATTTGCCAAAGCGCGGGTCGTCGAGCGAGCTATCCGATAGCGCTTCCGGATCCAGCAACACCGCTTTGAAAACGGTGCGCAGGTCGCCGCGAACGCCGGAACCATTGTTGTTGAACGCCTCGGCCACCCTCCGGACATAGGCTGGTGAAGGATTGCTGGTCACTAGCCGCTGGATCATCTGCTTGCCGAAAAACGGGCCGACGTTCGGATGGTTGAACAGGGTGTCGAGCGCGATCCGCAATGTCTCATCCGGACCAGTTCCAGCGGGAATAGTGGTGCCAAGGAAGCTCTTCTCCTCCGGCGAGTGCGTATCCTGCCCAAAGGGCGGCCGCAGCGCGGGATTGGCTGTCATCGGATTGCGCAGCAGCCGCGCCTCGGGAATATCGAGATTGGGCTGGGACGGGGGCGAGGAAAACTGGATATCGCCCGAAAAATTGTAGTGAAATCCGGTGAAGACCTTAGCGATCCCGGTCACGTCATCATTGGTATAAGTTTCGACAGGATCGCCCGCGCCGTCAGTGACTACAGTCCCGTCAATATTGAGCTCGAACAGCCCGATCGAAAACAGCTGCATCACCTCACGCCCGTAATTCTCATCGGGAACGCGGCCAGTGGCAGGGTCAGCCTTTTGGTTGCCAAGCGTATTGAGGAAAATTCCCATCGCGGCGTTGAGCGTGATTTCTTCAAGCAGTTCGCGGAAATTGCCGAACGCGTTGCTTTTGAGGATGTCCCAATAGGCACCGATTGCAGTGCTGGGCCAAAGCTGCAGATTGTTGAGCGACACGACGAAGAATTCCGACAGTGCGAGCGCGACGCGTTTCCGCACTGAATTGCGACCGGTCAGCAGTTGGTTCCAGATCATGTAATCGGCAGGATCGCTCCTGAAGAACCAGCGGTCGTCGTTGATTTCCTCGAAACCGAGGCTGGAGAGGAACTGCTCCGCGCTGCGCTCAATCCCTTGGTTGATCTCGCGGTCTAGCCATGGCTCGTAGCCGATCGAGCGCATCTCCGAAATGTCACCGGTTGAAACCGAAAGGCCTGCGCGAAGGGCAAATCGCGCTGCTTGTGCATCGCTTTGCGGAGTGAGCACAGTTGGGGTGGACGTGCCTCCGCCTGTTACTGGCCCTCCGCCTGTTGTGCCGCCACCTCCACCACCGCAAGCCGCAGTAGCGAGTGCCAAAACCGAAGCCGCAGTCGCCGCGATTGGGTTGGATCCGGACGCGCCAAGGTCATCGGTTTCGAGAGCGTCGGAGAACTCGGCGGTATGATCGTCCAATTCTTCGAGGTCAGTCCCGTTTTCCGGAAGCGAAACGCAGTTTTCCAATGAACTTCTCCCCGCAGCCCACCAATCCGCCCTGACAGATGCAGCTTGGGGGTTGCGGATCGACGAGTCAAATGGTCGCGCCAGGCACTTGGCAATCAGTCAGGGTTCGGCCGCCGGTTATCGTCCAACCTATTCGGCAGATTCTGGCAGAACAGAGTCAGTTCAGAAGCCGCGCGACGGTGCCAATTAACTCGCCCATATCGACAGGCTTTGTGAAATGCGTGTCACTACTGTGTTCGGTCAATGCGCTTTTGCTGCGCTCGCGTGCAGCCTCAAGGCTAATGCCTGAAATGGAGACAATGGGGGTTTGGCGGACCGCCGGATCTCGATGGGATCTGATATGATTGATCAGCGCAAAACCGTCTATAGTGTCGCTGCTATCCGCATCGAAGATGTCGGTAA
This genomic window from uncultured Erythrobacter sp. contains:
- a CDS encoding TonB-dependent receptor, with the protein product MRPFKLSAQAILLAAASAMPFAAQAQDNTDADAPEAEEEQRIVVIGSRISRDPNIGAPAPVISLDAEALTQTGGSDVVDVLRDVPALSTSTTSEGSIDGVFSGNVQVGQSVLNLRGLGENRTLVLVNGRRHVSGIAGQQAVDINSIPTALIERVETLTGGASALYGSDAVTGVVNFVLKDDFEGLQANVQSGISSEGDAWRINGDLTWGTNFADGRGNFVVTGEYARNDELQFGERSFSRNNGIFDDAANPALRLQTGELNATDTPNFIANGAVLGGLIPTDTSGFTPTAAEQALINRSLNAPRRFIAGDPRFSLSSAGGIVAPGDIGLSDGPDINGNGTPDCLESAVGFNSTFNAGAFGLAGGCAVINPDGTLSVYQDGQITGLFNQFGGDGIQNNFDVNSLIPETERWSVNAMLTYEISPAATIFAEGKYVSSYAEFQAQPNTFYDLLTIRADNPFITPDLQQYVAPLFFGNGTDEGFYLTRDPADLGPNRNRNEFETYRFVGGVRGETSDHFSYEVSANYGRSTQTVNDANRVIMDRFFAAIDVTSDAAGNPICRSDIDPTAPATTPFGIPAGDPGFFTFNPGDGSCRPANVLGGVGAISQDAIDFITTTVVNEFQLEQLVFSAFFTGDTGAFFELPGGPVGFAFGMEYREERSESVFDPLVLGVIPVTTPDANQGDLLRNLGFAQNSLVFDPASVINNAGGDFNVYDIFTEVRLPILSGVPFAETLELSGAARLSSYSTVGDTFTWNVSGLWAPSEDILFRGTYAQAVRAPNINELFNPAQGAFFRPVDPCDAGNLVSGADPALRQANCEALFADLGFDPTLGTGTYSYVDPLTARFSGSISGNPDLQEETATTWTVGAQITPRFLPGFVFSIDYYNIEIEDAINAVSAQDIVDNCVDSATIDNAFCTLVDRGANGGFTFLRQSSLNFARQETAGVEASMQYRFGAGPLDFTFNASGTWVDKLNNFFDPADPTLVDPELGELQRPEWAGRASLTAEYQSFSLTWGTTYLDEMGLRAVEIETVGNTGADTYSFANGIASDVFIHDITFSFEATDNIDLYGGVNNVFNRKPFVTEQAYPVSPVGTLFFLGATLTM
- a CDS encoding M14 family metallopeptidase produces the protein MIRKAIAQIVLFLSAVLTLPATGQAQSFLQAEFDPAIPTLTEVAGHAPGERITSPDEANRYLRALVEAAPDRVRMVQYATSWEGRPLHYLVFTSRENIAALDAIQSDLANIAAGRAGNGSALPVTWLAYGVHGNEISSTDAALMLAYHLLAARRDERVDQILSQSIVVLDPMQNPDGRARFVNHFRTATGIAPSGDRQAAEHDETWPSGRVNHYMFDLNRDWFTLSQPETRGKVAAIRQWNPVVVVDVHEMSGDDSYFFSPAAQPINPNITASQRLAYEIIGRNNAAWFDQMGEPYFTREVYDLFYPGYGDTWNTHQGAIGSTYEQGSARGLVWERRDGTELTYADSVRNHFIASFSTAEAVALNADGFLSDYANYRAANARGSAGSGTYVIDLASRRWNAESLGRRLAAQGIEVRRRDGPVSACGRSYPAGYLAVPQAQPAARLVRSLLDRDTPLPRDFVVDQEQRRSEDLPHELYDVTAWSVGLMSGVEVNLCGSAVSGDPLSGDEPIAPLASGSGNFGIAVPWTDSGQARLVTLALREGIEARVTDEAFIKDGRTYPRGTVIFPAAANDDAKMERVRSLAGEIGAELVILPSSWVEDGPNLGSEAFVRLTLPRVAIAWDDGISQLSAGAMRYVLERRLGLPVTPIRTYRFGGADLSDYDVVLVPEGSPGRAFGEGGVATLRTFVENGGVLVTVGRSLSTFTGGDNPLLSVQREAALGRDPASGQGEAVSLATAREITSDSEYRDLIADQGALPDTLPGALLNTVADREHFLSAGYDGGAVVLATGSQIFTPLDRSDGVNVMRFEAADELIASGYVWDENRRQLAFKPYLMAQPTGRGLTIAFAHDPATRAYLDGLDLLIANAVIVAPSRVR
- a CDS encoding DUF1501 domain-containing protein, which produces MFHIGKANEISRRAFMQRSSQLAVMGAASGYAMGLAGLSDAAAFETGGGYKALVCVFLLGGNDHANTLIPFDSPNYNRYSTIRGGLPAAGGIAIDRSALASQVLNPLQPQTLTDDIQLALAPTMPRLKARFDQGALAPVLNVGPLITPITRQQFDSGNNSMFPRPAKLFSHNDQQSTWQSGSPEGSVSGWGGRIGDLAASSNTNSMFTAINATGNAVFLSGDQTQPYGISSAGAIEIAALRRNLYSSSAASQALNALLTNGTNHIFENDYAMANARSIQFSGFINDALQNVNLATDFGNGNGLAQQLEIVAQLIAARNQLGVTRQVFLVATGGFDNHDGLIGTHENLLAGVDFALDAFYSAMLEVGVADRVTTFTASDFGRTLASNGDGSDHGWGGHHFVLGGAVNGGQFYGTAPEISVDSDDQVGRGRLLPTTSVDEYSATLAKWLGVSPGEIPIVSPNIGNFNSPDLGFLRDVSQQAITSA
- a CDS encoding DUF1800 family protein, encoding MENCVSLPENGTDLEELDDHTAEFSDALETDDLGASGSNPIAATAASVLALATAACGGGGGGTTGGGPVTGGGTSTPTVLTPQSDAQAARFALRAGLSVSTGDISEMRSIGYEPWLDREINQGIERSAEQFLSSLGFEEINDDRWFFRSDPADYMIWNQLLTGRNSVRKRVALALSEFFVVSLNNLQLWPSTAIGAYWDILKSNAFGNFRELLEEITLNAAMGIFLNTLGNQKADPATGRVPDENYGREVMQLFSIGLFELNIDGTVVTDGAGDPVETYTNDDVTGIAKVFTGFHYNFSGDIQFSSPPSQPNLDIPEARLLRNPMTANPALRPPFGQDTHSPEEKSFLGTTIPAGTGPDETLRIALDTLFNHPNVGPFFGKQMIQRLVTSNPSPAYVRRVAEAFNNNGSGVRGDLRTVFKAVLLDPEALSDSSLDDPRFGKLREPMLRFAQWGRTFGAESTSGFWLMQNLSERSNRLSQSPLRSPSVFNFFRPGYTPSNSQAAANDLLAPEFQLVNETTAASYINFMERTIDGRGGWMFDIKATYAEELQIAHDTAALIDRLDLLLTANQLSQFARDTIAGALDATPVAQSAGNDAKLRQIYRAVMLVMAANDYLIQK
- a CDS encoding response regulator, encoding MAKILVMEDCTIQALMLADLLEIEGHETAITHTASAAIAHIDSPDTVDLLVTDIFDADSSDTIDGFALINHIRSHRDPAVRQTPIVSISGISLEAARERSKSALTEHSSDTHFTKPVDMGELIGTVARLLN